One Nonomuraea angiospora DNA segment encodes these proteins:
- a CDS encoding MarR family winged helix-turn-helix transcriptional regulator: MADAGTRPPSLLALASYLASQAAKYGYRQLEAVLAEHHLLLGHHAVLAALDDFGPLSQQQLADSLDFDKSHLVGRIDHLEERDLVTRTRDRVDRRRHQVALTPVGKALVDKLRPAAQESQRQFLSALSATERETLISLLQRVLAVNDAVRHGLGNDDVHP; the protein is encoded by the coding sequence ATGGCTGATGCTGGTACCCGACCTCCGTCGCTGCTCGCTCTGGCGTCGTACCTAGCCTCACAAGCGGCCAAGTACGGGTACCGGCAACTGGAAGCGGTACTGGCCGAGCATCACCTTCTGCTGGGACACCACGCGGTCCTGGCCGCCCTTGACGACTTCGGCCCGCTGTCCCAGCAGCAGTTGGCCGATTCGCTCGACTTCGACAAGAGCCACCTCGTGGGTCGCATCGACCATCTAGAGGAGCGCGACCTCGTCACCCGAACCAGAGATCGGGTGGACCGGCGTCGGCACCAGGTGGCGCTGACCCCCGTGGGCAAAGCGCTCGTGGACAAGCTGCGGCCAGCGGCACAGGAGTCGCAGCGACAATTCCTCAGTGCACTGTCGGCGACCGAGCGGGAGACCCTCATCTCGCTGCTGCAGCGTGTCCTAGCCGTCAACGACGCCGTCCGACACGGCCTCGGGAACGACGACGTACACCCCTGA